The Lycium barbarum isolate Lr01 chromosome 12, ASM1917538v2, whole genome shotgun sequence genome includes a region encoding these proteins:
- the LOC132622876 gene encoding CDPK-related protein kinase-like isoform X2, translating to MGGCTSKQPSQEHNNENAIPVEAKPETEAGKKSPFFPFYSPSPAHSLFSKKSSPGNPTPRRFFQPPSPAKHIRALLARRQGSVKPNVILEGLDKSFGFLKNFANKYEVGEQVGRGHFGYTCKAYFNKGAQLKGQELAVKVIPKAKMTTAIAIEDVRREVKILRALTGHDNLVKFYDAYEDHENVYIVMELCEGGELLDRILSRGGKYTENDAKAVLIQILKVVAFCHLQGVVHRDLKPENFLFMSKDENAQLKAIDFGLSDFVKPDERLNDIVGSAYYVAPEVLHRSYSTEADVWSIGVIAYILLCGSRPFWARTESGIFRAVLKADPGFDEQPWPTLSSEAKDFVKRLLNKDPRKRMTAAQALGHPWIKNSHDIEVPLDILIFKLMKTYMRSSALRKAALRALSKTLTVDELVHLKQQFALLEPNKTGTINLDNIKAALMKNATDAMKEARIHDFVASLNALQYRRMDFEEFCAAALSVYQLEALDQWEQHARCAYEIFEKDGNRAIMIEELASELGLGPSVPVHAVLHDWIRHTDGKLSFLGFAKLLHGVSSRSITKIQ from the exons ATGGGTGGTTGCACATCAAAACAACCCTCCCAAGAACACAACAATGAAAATGCTATTCCAGTTGAAGCTAAACCCGAAACTGAAGCCGGTAAAAAGTCTCCGTTTTTCCCATTCTACAGTCCAAGTCCAGCACATTCTTTATTCTCTAAAAAGTCATCTCCGGGGAATCCTACTCCCCGGAGATTCTTTCAACCGCCATCTCCGGCCAAACACATACGTGCTCTGCTGGCACGTCGACAAGGTTCAGTGAAACCAAATGTAATTCTTGAGGGACTTGATAAGAGTTTTGGGTTTTTGAAGAATTTTGCAAATAAGTATGAAGTTGGTGAGCAAGTTGGGAGAGGCCATTTTGGGTATACTTGTAAAGCTTACTTCAACAAAGGTGCTCAACTTAAGGGACAGGAACTTGCTGTTAAAGTCATACCAAAAGCAAAG ATGACTACGGCGATAGCCATTGAGGACGTGAGAAGAGAGGTGAAGATATTAAGAGCTTTAACGGGACATGACAATCTAGTAAAATTTTATGATGCATACGAAGATCACGAAAATGTCTACATAGTGATGGA GTTATGTGAAGGGGGTGAGCTTTTAGATAGGATACTTTCAAG AGGTGGAAAATACACAGAAAATGATGCAAAAGCTGTGTTGATACAAATATTGAAAGTCGTTGCATTTTGCCATCTTCAAGGTGTGGTGCACCGGGATCTTAAACCAGAG AATTTCTTGTTCATGTCCAAGGACGAAAATGCACAACTTAAAGCCATAGACTTTGGGTTGTCCGATTTTGTGAAGCCAG ATGAAAGGCTAAATGATATTGTTGGAAGTGCATATTATGTAGCGCCAGAAGTTCTACACAGATCTTATAGTACAGAGGCTGATGTGTGGAGTATAGGTGTTATTGCATATATCTTGCTGTGTGGCAGCCGTCCCTTTTGGGCTCGAACAGAGTCTGGGATATTTAGGGCCGTTCTCAAAGCTGATCCAGGTTTTGACGAACAGCCTTGGCCAACATTGTCTTCTGAAGCAAAAGACTTTGTGAAACGTCTCTTGAATAAGGATCCACGTAAAAGAATGACAGCAGCACAGGCCTTGG GTCATCCTTGGATAAAGAACAGTCATGACATAGAAGTGCCTTTGGATATACTGATATTCAAACTCATGAAGACTTACATGCGTTCATCTGCTCTTCGGAAAGCTGCTCTACGG GCTTTGTCAAAGACTTTGACTGTAGATGAGCTGGTTCATTTGAAGCAGCAGTTTGCACTGCTGGAACCAAACAAAACTGGCACCATAAACTTGGATAACATTAAAGCG GCCCTGATGAAAAATGCAACAGATGCCATGAAGGAGGCACGCATTCATGATTTTGTTGCTTCA CTTAATGCACTGCAATACAGAAGGATGGATTTTGAGGAATTCTGTGCTGCTGCATTAAGTGTATATCAGCTTGAGGCTCTTGACCAATGGGAACAACATGCGCGCTGCGCATATGAAATTTTTGAGAAAGATGGCAACAGAGCAATTATGATAGAAGAATTAGCTTCA GAACTTGGTCTTGGTCCATCTGTTCCTGTTCACGCTGTTCTTCATGACTGGATCAGACACACTGATGGAAAGCTTAGTTTTCTTGGTTTTGCAAAGTTGTTGCATGGTGTGTCAAGCCGCTCAATAACGAAAATCCAATGA
- the LOC132622876 gene encoding CDPK-related protein kinase-like isoform X1 — MGGCTSKQPSQEHNNENAIPVEAKPETEAGKKSPFFPFYSPSPAHSLFSKKSSPGNPTPRRFFQPPSPAKHIRALLARRQGSVKPNVILEGLDKSFGFLKNFANKYEVGEQVGRGHFGYTCKAYFNKGAQLKGQELAVKVIPKAKMTTAIAIEDVRREVKILRALTGHDNLVKFYDAYEDHENVYIVMELCEGGELLDRILSRGGKYTENDAKAVLIQILKVVAFCHLQGVVHRDLKPENFLFMSKDENAQLKAIDFGLSDFVKPDERLNDIVGSAYYVAPEVLHRSYSTEADVWSIGVIAYILLCGSRPFWARTESGIFRAVLKADPGFDEQPWPTLSSEAKDFVKRLLNKDPRKRMTAAQALGHPWIKNSHDIEVPLDILIFKLMKTYMRSSALRKAALRALSKTLTVDELVHLKQQFALLEPNKTGTINLDNIKAALMKNATDAMKEARIHDFVASLNALQYRRMDFEEFCAAALSVYQLEALDQWEQHARCAYEIFEKDGNRAIMIEELASVILNFHAYLFSNNFSFISLSLSPIKESLFFLLLLLGRIGTLSFSAFLWNDGSITPFPSFFISSFSLGEDWKHASN, encoded by the exons ATGGGTGGTTGCACATCAAAACAACCCTCCCAAGAACACAACAATGAAAATGCTATTCCAGTTGAAGCTAAACCCGAAACTGAAGCCGGTAAAAAGTCTCCGTTTTTCCCATTCTACAGTCCAAGTCCAGCACATTCTTTATTCTCTAAAAAGTCATCTCCGGGGAATCCTACTCCCCGGAGATTCTTTCAACCGCCATCTCCGGCCAAACACATACGTGCTCTGCTGGCACGTCGACAAGGTTCAGTGAAACCAAATGTAATTCTTGAGGGACTTGATAAGAGTTTTGGGTTTTTGAAGAATTTTGCAAATAAGTATGAAGTTGGTGAGCAAGTTGGGAGAGGCCATTTTGGGTATACTTGTAAAGCTTACTTCAACAAAGGTGCTCAACTTAAGGGACAGGAACTTGCTGTTAAAGTCATACCAAAAGCAAAG ATGACTACGGCGATAGCCATTGAGGACGTGAGAAGAGAGGTGAAGATATTAAGAGCTTTAACGGGACATGACAATCTAGTAAAATTTTATGATGCATACGAAGATCACGAAAATGTCTACATAGTGATGGA GTTATGTGAAGGGGGTGAGCTTTTAGATAGGATACTTTCAAG AGGTGGAAAATACACAGAAAATGATGCAAAAGCTGTGTTGATACAAATATTGAAAGTCGTTGCATTTTGCCATCTTCAAGGTGTGGTGCACCGGGATCTTAAACCAGAG AATTTCTTGTTCATGTCCAAGGACGAAAATGCACAACTTAAAGCCATAGACTTTGGGTTGTCCGATTTTGTGAAGCCAG ATGAAAGGCTAAATGATATTGTTGGAAGTGCATATTATGTAGCGCCAGAAGTTCTACACAGATCTTATAGTACAGAGGCTGATGTGTGGAGTATAGGTGTTATTGCATATATCTTGCTGTGTGGCAGCCGTCCCTTTTGGGCTCGAACAGAGTCTGGGATATTTAGGGCCGTTCTCAAAGCTGATCCAGGTTTTGACGAACAGCCTTGGCCAACATTGTCTTCTGAAGCAAAAGACTTTGTGAAACGTCTCTTGAATAAGGATCCACGTAAAAGAATGACAGCAGCACAGGCCTTGG GTCATCCTTGGATAAAGAACAGTCATGACATAGAAGTGCCTTTGGATATACTGATATTCAAACTCATGAAGACTTACATGCGTTCATCTGCTCTTCGGAAAGCTGCTCTACGG GCTTTGTCAAAGACTTTGACTGTAGATGAGCTGGTTCATTTGAAGCAGCAGTTTGCACTGCTGGAACCAAACAAAACTGGCACCATAAACTTGGATAACATTAAAGCG GCCCTGATGAAAAATGCAACAGATGCCATGAAGGAGGCACGCATTCATGATTTTGTTGCTTCA CTTAATGCACTGCAATACAGAAGGATGGATTTTGAGGAATTCTGTGCTGCTGCATTAAGTGTATATCAGCTTGAGGCTCTTGACCAATGGGAACAACATGCGCGCTGCGCATATGAAATTTTTGAGAAAGATGGCAACAGAGCAATTATGATAGAAGAATTAGCTTCAGTAATTTTGAATTTTCATGCTTATTTATTTTCTAACAATTTTAGTTTTATCTCTCTGTCCTTATCTCCTATAAaagaatctcttttttttttacttctacTTTTGGGACGGATCGGAACATTATCCTTCTCTGCCTTTCTTTGGAATGACGGGAGCATTActccttttccttcttttttcatTTCTTCCTTTTCATTGGGGGAGGACTGGAAGCATGCAAGTAATTAG
- the LOC132623927 gene encoding uncharacterized protein LOC132623927 encodes MRNMASSASSRGIAAIVGVGPKLGRSIARKFAHEGYTVAILARDLGRLSRFADEIAREEKAQVFAIRIDCSDSRSIREAFEGVLSLGFVELLVYNAYQPTSWHPTNFTDIKVEHFEKSLAVSSVGAFHCAQQVLPGMVERGRGTIFFTGCSASLSGIAGYSDICCGKFAMRALSQCLAKEFQPLGVHVAHVVIHGIVGTPRMASSSSQQRLLVGEQQHQQTSGGAGEGWMDPDGLAQTYWHLHIQDRSAWTQEIDLHPSNQRYM; translated from the exons ATGCGGAACATGGCGAGTTCAGCCTCATCAAGAGGCATTGCTGCCATTGTTGGTGTGGGGCCGAAACTCGGCCGTTCTATCGCTCGTAAGTTCGCCCATGAAGGCTATACTGTCGCTATTCTGGCCCGTGACTTAG GTAGATTATCAAGATTTGCTGATGAGATAGCTCGAGAAGAGAAAGCGCAGGTGTTTGCGATCAGGATAGATTGTTCAGATTCTCGAAGCATAAGAGAGGCATTTGAGGGAGTTCTATCACTTGGGTTTGTGGAACTTTTGGTTTACAATGCATACCAGCCAACATCTTGGCACCCTACTAACTTCACTGACATTAAAGTTGAACACTTTGAGAAATCTCTTGCTGTCTCCTCCGTCGGCGCCTTTCACTGCGCTCAACAG GTACTTCCAGGTATGGTGGAAAGAGGAAGAGGGACAATTTTTTTCACTGGTTGTTCAGCTTCTCTTAGTGGCATTGCCGGTTATTCTGATATAT GCTGTGGAAAGTTTGCAATGAGAGCCTTATCTCAATGTCTAGCAAAGGAGTTTCAACCTCTTGGAGTACACGTGGCGCATGTCGTCATCCATGGTATCGTAGGCACACCCAG AATGGCATCATCAAGTTCACAACAGAGGTTGTTGGTTGGGGAACAACAGCACCAACAAACCAGCGGTGGCGCCGGGGAGGGGTGGATGGACCCAGATGGGCTGGCCCAGACCTACTGGCATTTGCACATTCAAGATCGATCCGCATGGACCCAAGAGATTGATCTTCATCCCTCCAATCAGAGATACATGTAG